In Haloarcula salinisoli, one genomic interval encodes:
- the dinB gene encoding DNA polymerase IV has translation MDAARLPGTARPDQVVAHVDMDCFYAACEQRRDPDLAGEPLVVGMGYEGGETHGAVATASYEARAYGVESAMAISEALERLPRRADADDAAADEDAEATGIYRPVDMDYYESVAAEVKEILHAESDTVREVSIDEAYLDITDTVGWDGVAEWASELRATIESEVGVVASVGVAPTMSAAKVASDREKPDGQVVVEPGEVRTFFADLPVEEVHGVGPVTARELAELGIETAGDLAEADPEVLENRFGERGREIRRYARGEDTREVTPRGDPKSLSRESAFTEAVEATDEKRRKVTTLAQAVADRAGRKGARYQTVGIKVVEPPFDINTRARSLPGPVADADLVESIALDLLGEFADRPVRKLGVRVSNLDFSAGEQASLTGFESATGGGTAESAAGPDRTELEPEPTADGQASLTAFDGDGTGASEDGTDASDDATPETAGEVDTSEQDPDGQASLGDFG, from the coding sequence ATGGACGCCGCGCGACTGCCCGGCACCGCCCGCCCCGACCAGGTGGTCGCCCACGTCGATATGGACTGTTTCTACGCGGCCTGCGAACAGCGACGGGACCCCGACCTGGCCGGCGAGCCGCTGGTCGTCGGGATGGGCTACGAGGGCGGCGAGACCCACGGTGCCGTCGCCACGGCGAGCTACGAGGCCCGGGCCTACGGCGTCGAGTCCGCGATGGCCATCTCCGAGGCGCTCGAACGGCTCCCTCGGCGGGCCGACGCCGACGACGCCGCGGCAGACGAGGACGCCGAGGCGACGGGCATCTACCGGCCGGTCGATATGGACTACTACGAGTCGGTCGCTGCGGAGGTCAAGGAGATACTCCACGCCGAGAGCGACACCGTCCGGGAGGTCAGTATCGACGAGGCGTACCTCGATATCACCGACACTGTCGGCTGGGACGGCGTCGCCGAGTGGGCGAGCGAGCTGCGGGCGACAATCGAGTCCGAGGTTGGCGTCGTCGCCAGCGTCGGCGTCGCCCCGACCATGAGCGCCGCGAAGGTGGCCAGTGACCGGGAGAAGCCGGACGGACAGGTTGTCGTCGAGCCGGGCGAGGTACGGACGTTCTTCGCCGACCTGCCGGTCGAGGAGGTCCATGGTGTCGGCCCCGTGACCGCCCGTGAACTGGCCGAACTCGGTATCGAGACAGCTGGCGACCTCGCCGAGGCAGACCCGGAGGTCCTCGAGAACCGCTTTGGCGAGCGCGGCCGTGAGATACGCCGGTACGCCCGTGGGGAGGATACCAGGGAAGTGACGCCGCGTGGCGACCCAAAGAGCCTCTCACGCGAGTCCGCGTTCACCGAGGCCGTCGAGGCTACCGACGAGAAACGCCGGAAAGTCACCACGCTCGCCCAAGCCGTCGCGGATCGGGCGGGCCGCAAGGGCGCTCGCTACCAGACCGTCGGCATCAAAGTGGTCGAACCGCCGTTCGATATCAACACCCGCGCACGCTCGCTGCCGGGTCCCGTCGCCGACGCCGACCTCGTCGAGTCCATCGCGCTCGATTTACTGGGAGAGTTCGCCGACCGTCCGGTGCGGAAGCTTGGCGTCCGCGTCTCGAACCTGGACTTCTCGGCCGGCGAGCAGGCCAGCCTCACCGGGTTCGAGAGCGCGACTGGCGGGGGGACTGCTGAATCTGCCGCCGGGCCAGACCGCACAGAGCTGGAACCGGAGCCGACGGCAGACGGGCAGGCGAGTCTGACTGCCTTCGACGGTGACGGGACGGGCGCGAGCGAGGACGGGACGGACGCGAGCGACGACGCGACGCCAGAAACCGCCGGAGAGGTGGACACCTCTGAGCAGGACCCGGACGGGCAGGCGTCGCTGGGCGACTTCGGGTAG
- a CDS encoding patatin-like phospholipase family protein has protein sequence MASTETRRVAIACQGGGSHTAFTAGVLSGVIRHSPADYDVTALSGTSGGAVCAMLAWQGLRRSDPEAALASLSGFWEDISAETVLERGLNAGLVFANRFTDEFGSVAVSPYYNPASDFGRAYLRRLLDRYVDIEQSVTAGESPDLYISAVDVLSGQFTVFENGDGGLDAVVASATIPNIYEATEIDGDYYWDGLFAQNPPIRHFTAADDPDEKPDEIWLVRINPRRTRTVPRSMNEILDRRNELAGNLSLEQELHTVGVINRFIANDVITDDRYKRIDVREVTLDWDLDYHSKLDRDPALIDDLFEYGRERASELWTPPRERD, from the coding sequence ATGGCCAGCACAGAGACACGGCGCGTCGCCATCGCATGCCAGGGCGGTGGCAGTCACACCGCCTTCACCGCCGGCGTCCTCTCCGGTGTGATACGGCACAGTCCGGCCGACTACGACGTCACTGCCCTGAGTGGCACCTCCGGGGGCGCCGTCTGTGCGATGCTGGCCTGGCAGGGTCTCCGGCGATCCGACCCGGAGGCAGCCCTCGCTTCACTGTCGGGGTTCTGGGAGGATATCTCGGCCGAGACCGTCCTCGAACGGGGGCTCAACGCTGGGCTGGTGTTCGCGAACCGGTTCACCGACGAGTTCGGTTCGGTCGCGGTCAGTCCGTACTACAACCCGGCCTCGGACTTTGGCCGGGCCTATCTCCGGCGGCTGCTCGACCGCTACGTCGACATCGAGCAGTCAGTCACGGCCGGCGAGTCACCGGACCTCTACATCAGTGCCGTCGACGTGCTGAGCGGCCAGTTCACCGTCTTCGAGAACGGCGACGGCGGGCTGGACGCGGTCGTCGCCTCGGCGACCATCCCAAACATCTACGAGGCGACCGAAATCGACGGCGATTACTACTGGGACGGTCTCTTCGCCCAGAACCCACCGATTCGCCACTTCACGGCGGCCGACGACCCCGACGAGAAGCCAGACGAGATCTGGCTCGTCCGCATCAACCCCCGACGGACTCGGACGGTCCCACGGAGTATGAACGAGATTCTCGACCGCCGGAACGAACTCGCCGGGAACCTCTCGCTGGAGCAGGAGCTACACACCGTCGGGGTCATCAACCGCTTCATCGCGAACGACGTCATCACCGACGACCGGTACAAACGCATCGACGTCCGGGAAGTGACCCTCGACTGGGACCTGGATTACCACTCCAAGCTGGACCGGGACCCAGCGCTCATCGACGACCTGTTCGAGTACGGCCGGGAGCGGGCGTCGGAGCTCTGGACACCCCCGAGGGAACGCGACTGA
- a CDS encoding FAD-dependent oxidoreductase, producing MSGKYDLVIVGGGISGASLLYTTAKFTDIDSIALLEKEEEVAAINSHHTNNSQTLHFGDIETNYTLEKAEEVKEGAELLAGYLENHDPEREMHAKRSKMVLAVGEEEVPQLEERYHEEGFGDLFPKLRPIGRDEIADIEPKVLEGREPDVDMLALQTPDGYVVDYGQTTKSFVEQAEQEANVDVYTGTEVTDITPTLDGYTIETDDGRFDCDATVVAAGSHSLQMAKELGYGEDKVLLPVAGSFFLADDLLNGKVYTLQMKKLPFAAVHGDADVHDDSITRFGPTAKLVPALERGNISTVSDFIDVFGLNAASFLSYANILSDKVLLPYVLRNLLYDLPEVGPRQFLPHVQKVVPSVELDDIERAKGYGGVRPQIVDTKAKSLDMGEAKIVGDDVIFNITPSPGASTCLKNAKRDTHTLLEFLDGEYEFDEEAFREATIGHFPYADDAEAPSATGSDTVDEVPATDD from the coding sequence ATGTCAGGGAAATACGATCTGGTAATCGTCGGCGGGGGAATCAGCGGTGCATCGCTGCTGTACACGACCGCGAAGTTCACCGATATCGACTCCATCGCGCTCCTCGAGAAGGAAGAGGAGGTCGCGGCCATCAACTCCCATCACACGAACAACTCACAGACGCTGCATTTCGGCGACATCGAGACGAACTACACGCTCGAGAAAGCCGAGGAGGTCAAGGAGGGCGCCGAACTCCTGGCGGGCTATCTCGAAAATCACGACCCGGAGCGGGAGATGCACGCCAAGCGCTCGAAGATGGTGCTGGCAGTGGGCGAGGAAGAGGTCCCACAGCTCGAAGAGCGCTACCACGAGGAGGGCTTTGGCGACCTCTTCCCGAAGCTCCGACCAATAGGCCGCGACGAGATCGCGGACATCGAGCCGAAAGTCCTGGAGGGTCGGGAGCCCGACGTCGATATGCTCGCGCTCCAGACGCCCGACGGCTACGTCGTCGACTACGGACAGACGACGAAGTCCTTCGTCGAGCAGGCCGAACAGGAGGCGAACGTCGACGTCTACACCGGGACGGAGGTCACGGACATCACGCCGACGCTGGACGGCTACACCATCGAGACCGACGACGGCCGCTTCGACTGTGACGCGACCGTCGTCGCCGCCGGCTCCCACAGCCTCCAGATGGCAAAGGAGCTTGGCTACGGCGAAGACAAGGTCCTGCTCCCGGTCGCGGGCAGTTTCTTCCTGGCGGACGACCTGCTGAACGGGAAGGTCTACACCCTGCAGATGAAGAAGCTGCCCTTCGCGGCGGTCCACGGCGACGCCGACGTCCACGACGACTCTATCACGCGCTTTGGCCCGACGGCGAAGCTCGTCCCGGCCCTGGAGCGGGGCAACATCTCGACTGTCTCCGATTTCATCGACGTGTTCGGGTTGAACGCCGCATCGTTCCTCAGCTACGCCAACATCCTCTCGGATAAGGTGCTGTTGCCGTACGTCCTCCGGAACCTGCTCTATGACCTCCCGGAGGTCGGGCCGCGACAGTTCCTCCCGCACGTCCAGAAGGTCGTCCCGAGCGTCGAACTGGACGACATCGAGCGTGCGAAGGGGTACGGCGGCGTCCGCCCGCAGATCGTCGACACGAAAGCCAAATCGCTGGACATGGGCGAGGCGAAGATCGTCGGCGACGACGTCATCTTCAACATCACACCGTCGCCGGGTGCCTCGACGTGTCTCAAGAACGCCAAGCGGGACACCCACACCCTCCTAGAGTTCCTCGACGGCGAGTACGAGTTCGACGAGGAGGCCTTCCGGGAGGCCACCATCGGGCACTTCCCGTACGCCGACGACGCCGAGGCGCCCAGCGCCACGGGTTCGGACACCGTCGACGAAGTGCCAGCGACCGACGACTAA